One part of the Sesamum indicum cultivar Zhongzhi No. 13 linkage group LG14, S_indicum_v1.0, whole genome shotgun sequence genome encodes these proteins:
- the LOC105176764 gene encoding rab3 GTPase-activating protein catalytic subunit, which yields MEASFVSRARTAINSAAAKAEKVFTDIKKSDSNAHRDLDKQSPSASTPESSEGADESKDYHEAKSKGVRPRPKPIKTKQDWHERFRYIRIGKRGPEDSRKPDNSTMAYAIFDDNLYLKDNKEVSDKNDSEDQVTTESSKAMNIDIIPSSAIVKQLAVAIEASVNYNSMKDLLVSSRGSSPIREKASLGISAMKSLVLREKEDKLASEFGGDEKVLSVMNTLLNAEGCFTGRTLSGLEAQINATSLLKDIHGAPIESFVVSLSEAVGCLKTLRKMASFWSRVVAELRRLWYEGLYIPGIPTDDIPDLNSCLLYQQLQVINCCISRKRRHTAAIESLESIESVTFQATPNAEDSSASDGTLPEGRCFYARTKSGEIVLRLGADRECENLTMLETGEPIYSPVLQEPPLLTEDLIKETEEFVLRTGSVGAGCSQLLSDMQAFKAANPGCILEDFVRWHSPPDWLENDTSSDLDNASDGGDVSVKGQLSTRMQKEGNLWRELWETSKPVPAVRQAPLYDEDLAV from the exons ATGGAGGCGTCCTTCGTATCTAGAGCTAGGACAGCAATCAATTCTGCCGCAGCTAAAGCGGAGAAAGTATTCACAGACATCAAAAAATCTGATTCCAACGCCCACCGAG ATTTGGATAAACAATCGCCGAGCGCATCAACGCCGGAGTCCTCAGAGGGAGCAGATGAATCGAAG GATTACCATGAAGCAAAGAGTAAGGGAGTAAGGCCAAGGCCAAAGCCAATAAAGACCAAGCAAGACTGGCATGAGAGATTCAGGTACATAAGAATAGGCAAAAGGGGGCCCGAGGATTCCAGGAAGCCTGATAATTCAACAATGgcatatgcaatttttgatgATAATTTGTACTTGAAGGATAACAAAGAAGTCTCTGATAAAAAT GATTCAGAAGACCAAGTCACAACGGAAAGTTCAAAGGCTATGAACATAGATATCATTCCATCATCAGCTATCGTGAAACAGTTGGCTGTAGCAATCGA GGCTTCAGTAAACTACAACTCCATGAAGGATCTCCTTGTGTCATCTAGAGGCTCTTCACCCATCAGAGAGAAGGCTAGCTTAGGTATCTCAGCGATGAAGTCACTAGTGCTACGTGAAAAGGAAGATAAATTGGCCAGTGAGTTTGGCGGCGACGAAAAAGTTCTGTCTGTAATGAATACATTGCTAAATGCAG AAGGATGTTTTACAGGGAGGACTCTCTCAGGTTTGGAAGCACAGATAAATGCCACATCTTTACTTAAGGATATTCATGGTGCTCCTATTGAGAGTTTTGTAGTTAGCCTCTCTGAAGCGGTTGGTTGCTTAAAAACCTTGCGGAAAATGGCATCATTTTGGTCCAGAGTTGTTGCAGAA CTGAGAAGACTCTGGTATGAAGGGCTATATATTCCCGGGATTCCGACAGATGATATCCCAGACCTGAATTCATGTTTGTTATATCAGCAGTTACAGGTCATCAACTGTTGCATTTCCAGAAAAAGGCGCCATACTGCTGCCATTGAATCACTAGAGTCAATAGAGTCTGTTACATTTCAAGCTACTCCAAATGCCGAGGACTCTTCAGCTTCTGATGGCACGCTTCCTGAAGGTCGTTGTTTTTATGCTAGAACTAAGTCTGGAGAAATTGTGCTTCGATTAGGAGCTGATAGAGAATGTGAAAACCTAACAATGCTTGAAACTGGTGAACCTATATATTCGCCTGTGTTGCAG GAACCTCCTTTGCTAACTGAAGATCTTATCAAAGAGACAGAGGAGTTTGTGCTAAGAACGGGAAG TGTTGGAGCAGGATGCTCCCAACTGCTTTCAGACATGCAGGCCTTCAAG GCAGCAAATCCAGGTTGCATACTGGAAGATTTTGTAAGATGGCACTCTCCTCCTGATTGGCTGGAAAATGACACTAGCAGTGATTTGGACAATGCCTCTGATGGTGGTGATGTGTCCGTCAAAGGTCAACTTAGTACACGAATGCAGAAAGAAG GCAATTTATGGCGTGAACTATGGGAAACATCAAAACCAGTACCAGCTGTCAGACAAGCTCCTCTTTATGACGAGGACCTGGCTGTGTAA